The genomic DNA TCATACTCGTCAGAGTTTCTGCTGCCTGCTCCACTTCATCTTCGTAAAAGTCAGCGATCTTTCCCAACATGGTGTCCAAGTTACCAGTTTGCTCCCCAACCGAAATCATTTGCACTACCATGTTGGGCATATGCTTTTCAGCTTTGAGGGGCTCAGCGAGAGTCTTACCTTTGGACACCGAATCCTTGGCTTTTAGGATGGCATTCTCAATCACCCAATTGCCTGCGGTGTTGGCGGCGATTTCCAGCGAGTCCATGATTCGCACACCGGCTTGCAGCAGTGTGGAAAGGGTTCGCGTAAATCGAGCAATGGCACCCTTTAGAATCAAATCCCCAAAAATGGGGATTTCCAAAAACACTGCATCTAATACCTTTCTGCCGTCCGGGGTACCATAATAGACCTTAAAAGCAATGGGCACCCCTATCACAATACCCAACACAATGTACCAGTATGTCTGAACAAATTCGCTGGCATTGATCACCCATTGAGTTAGCATGGGCAATTCCTGCCCCAAGCCTTCAAACATATCCACAAACTGGGGAATCACAAAAACCAAAATCCCCGTGATGACGGCAAAGGCAACGACAACGATCGCAGCAGGATACCAGAGGGCTCCCAGAATCTTGCCCTTCATCTTCACTGATTTTTCAATGTACTCAGCAAGACGGTTCAAAACGCCATCGAGCACACCACCCTCTTCACCGGCAGTGATCAGATTCACATACATGCGATCAAACACGTGGGGCTGATTGGCCATAGACTGAGCCAGTTGCTTGCCCTTCTCCACGTCATCGACAATTTTTTCCAGTGCACGACCCATGGCCGGACTTCTTGCTCCCTGAATAAGTGCTTCAAGGCTTTGCACGACCGGCACACCAGCCCCGATCAAAACTGCAAACTGGCGGGTAAACACCTGCAGATCTTTAGGATTTACCTTATCGCCAAGAAGTTTAATCCCCTTACCTTTGGTCTCCTCAGAACCCCTAGCTGCAACCTTGATGGGAATCATTTTTTGGGCGCGGATCTTAACGCGAGCCTCGGCCTCGTTGGCGGCGTCAACCTCACCCTTAACAAATTTCCCATCAGTGGCTTTCGCCTGAAAGTTATAAACTGGCATAGTTCAAAGTTGA from Pseudobdellovibrionaceae bacterium includes the following:
- a CDS encoding type II secretion system F family protein encodes the protein MPVYNFQAKATDGKFVKGEVDAANEAEARVKIRAQKMIPIKVAARGSEETKGKGIKLLGDKVNPKDLQVFTRQFAVLIGAGVPVVQSLEALIQGARSPAMGRALEKIVDDVEKGKQLAQSMANQPHVFDRMYVNLITAGEEGGVLDGVLNRLAEYIEKSVKMKGKILGALWYPAAIVVVAFAVITGILVFVIPQFVDMFEGLGQELPMLTQWVINASEFVQTYWYIVLGIVIGVPIAFKVYYGTPDGRKVLDAVFLEIPIFGDLILKGAIARFTRTLSTLLQAGVRIMDSLEIAANTAGNWVIENAILKAKDSVSKGKTLAEPLKAEKHMPNMVVQMISVGEQTGNLDTMLGKIADFYEDEVEQAAETLTSMIEPLLMVFLGGIIAILVVAMYLPIFNLASVVSD